The following coding sequences are from one Nicotiana tomentosiformis chromosome 3, ASM39032v3, whole genome shotgun sequence window:
- the LOC117276990 gene encoding uncharacterized protein — translation MAEPPNGDHNSGDHYFYNYGTQGFSSTVPLDNLFDFAEDIDMSELFDLLEYQPPTNNIANSLMENAFPNHQNPIEIGAPSDHPNTLEEQDDYSLSYIFSMGTKNVSLLQEEGGEITSNGDGKEQENPKTNELITSQPMPKEPILKEQENPKTNAMILQQPMPRTPILEEQQNPKTNDLITNQPMPKEPILEEQENPKTNDLMTNQPVAKVPTLEENQNPKTIDLITNQPMPRTPILEDQENPNTNDLITNQPMPRTPTLEEQENPKIIDLITNQPMPKTPILEDQENLNTNDLITNQPMPRIPTLEEQENPKTNAMILQQPVPIIPSLERLESDFITSRMEQENPENNDMVLQQHMPTVPYLKEKESGDFITSRREQDNARNNDMVLQQPMPTVPYLKEKESDDFITSRKEFLQQQIPTIPCLLTEKERDFITSRREQENSKTNGLILQPPMPKIICLEKSERESMKPKLTTDHPYGIATSTRKEQENPKTNGLILQQPMPTIPCLLKAKERNFMNSKYSIDHPLGTSTRRDQENPKTNDMILNPPMTTIPVSEKKESDFLRPKMTNIHPFRINSWREKQTPKTNSLILNTTLPRLPTLEKKKSEHMKSKLISTNSPYGISTREGKCNLLGIGTGKTTWNAYFGSRTTHKEDESRYGVLNSFDNQLQVELPQKTSSSGGPIRRSPNQTSSRYQPFGKQISNNQGSNRHVSVSFIL, via the exons ATGGCTGAACCTCCAAATGGTGACCACAATTCTGGTGAccattatttttataattatggAACTCAAGGTTTTTCGTCTACTGTGCCATTGGATAATCTATTTGATTTTGCTGAAGATATAGACATGTCAGAATTATTCGATCTTCTTGAATACCAGCCACCCACCAACAATATTGCTAACAGTTTAATGGAAAATGCTTTTCCAAATCATCAGAATCCAATAGAAATTGGTGCTCCAAGTGATCATCCAAATACCCTTGAAGAGCAAGATGACTATTCATTGTCTTATATTTTTTCTATGGGAACAAAGAATGTTTCCTTGCTGCAAGAGGAGGGAGGAGAAATCACAAGTAATGGTGATGGGAAAGAGCAAGAAAACCCTAAAACCAATGAATTGATCACCAGCCAACCAATGCCAAAAGAACCAATTTTGAAGGAGCAAGAAAACCCTAAAACCAATGCCATGATCCTCCAACAACCTATGCCAAGAACTCCAATTTTGGAGGAGCAACAAAACCCTAAAACTAATGACTTGATCACCAACCAACCAATGCCAAAAGAACCAATTTTGGAGGAGCAAGAAAACCCCAAAACCAATGACCTGATGACCAACCAACCTGTGGCAAAAGTTCCAACTTTGGAGGAGAACCAAAACCCTAAAACCATTGACTTGATCACCAACCAACCTATGCCAAGAACTCCAATTTTGGAGGACCAAGAAAACCCTAATACCAATGACTTGATCACCAACCAACCTATGCCAAGAACTCCAACTTTGGAGGAGCAAGAAAACCCTAAAATCATTGACTTGATCACCAACCAACCTATGCCAAAAACTCCAATTTTGGAGGACCAAGAAAACCTTAATACCAATGACTTGATCACCAACCAACCTATGCCAAGAATTCCAACTTTGGAGGAGCAAGAAAACCCTAAAACCAATGCCATGATCCTCCAGCAACCTGTGCCAATAATTCCAAGTTTGGAGAGATTAGAAAGTGATTTCATTACAAGTAGGATGGAGCAAGAAAATCCTGAGAACAATGACATGGTCCTCCAACAACATATGCCAACAGTCCCATATTTGAAGGAGAAAGAAAGTGGTGACTTCATTACAAGTAGGAGGGAGCAAGACAATGCTAGAAACAATGACATGGTCCTCCAACAACCTATGCCAACAGTCCCATATTTGAAGGAGAAAGAAAGTGATGACTTCATTACAAGTAGAAAGGAGTTCCTCCAACAACAGATACCAACAATTCCATGTTTGTTGACGGAGAAAGAAAGGGACTTCATTACAAGTAGGAGGGAGCAAGAAAACTCTAAAACCAATGGCCTGATCCTCCAACCTCCTATGCCAAAAATTATATGTTTGGAGAAATCAGAAAGAGAATCCATGAAGCCAAAGTTGACCACAGATCATCCTTATGGAATTGCAACAAGTACTAGGAAGGAGCAAGAAAACCCTAAAACCAATGGCCTGATACTCCAACAACCGATGCCAACAATTCCATGTTTGTTGAAGGCGAAAGAAAGAAACTTCATGAATTCAAAATACTCCATTGATCATCCTTTAGGAACAAGTACTAGGAGGGATCAAGAAAACCCTAAAACCAATGACATGATCCTCAACCCACCTATGACAACGATTCCAGTTTCGGAGAAGAAAGAAAGTGATTTCTTGAGGCCAAAGATGACCAATATTCATCCTTTTAGGATCAATTCTTGGAGGGAGAAACAAACCCCTAAAACCAATAGCTTGATCCTCAATACAACTTTGCCAAGACTTCCAACTTTGGAGAAGAAAAAGAGTGAGCACATGAAGTCAAAGTTGATCAGTACTAATTCTCCTTATGGAATTTCAACGAGGGAAGGAAAATGTAACCTGCTGGGAATTGGCACTGGAAAAACAACATGGAATGCTTACTTTGGGTCTCGCACAACTCATAAAGAAGATGAGAGCCGCTATGGAGTTTTGAATTCCTTTGACAACCAGCTTCAGGTTGAATTGCCACAAAAGACAAG TTCCAGTGGCGGTCCTATAAGAAGATCACCTAATCAGACAAGCTCAAGGTACCAACCATTTGGGAAACAAATTTCAAACAACCAAGGATCAAATAGGCATGTTTCTGTCTCTTTTATTCTTTAA
- the LOC138891388 gene encoding uncharacterized protein: protein MNFKNNAQYNLVSFCFLFVRFSQSSSESTFNRSQAADGSVVCDIGKLWKHQRREIKRKTGIASYYAGSSNIHRQIWNNLRKRSLSLQVAEIEKRNSNGEDLIGGRSSKKDNHSMLQNLANQNFQHSPANSHEIVTNQINSGIASGQNMTNQGTSYYSTESSQSWGFAQGISLGNEYGAQLQQGGYYAMETGNEIMDAQYSGFQATGNEITDLQSSGFQAMGNEITDVQSSGFQAMGNEIMDVQYSGVQAMGNEIMDVQYSGFQATENGITEVQYSGFQATGNEITDVQYSGFQATENGITNVQYSGYAQGISVPQSFNPEETHFDVTNWQFGDESQGNI, encoded by the exons ATGAATTTCAAGAACAATGCTCAATATAACCTAGTCTcattttgttttttatttgttAGGTTTTCTCAAAGCAGTTCAGAGTCAACATTCAATAGATCACAAGCTGCCGACGGGAGCGTCGTATGTGATATTGGTAAGCTTTGGAAACACCAGCGCAGGGAGATTAAAAGAAAGACAG GAATTGCTAGTTATTATGCTGGCTCCTCCAATATTCATAGACAAATCTGGAACAACCTGCGAAAGAGATCCCTCTCCCTTCAAGTTGCTGAAATTGAGAAGAGAAACTCTAATGGAGAAGATTTGATTGGAGGAAGAAGTTCAAAAAAGGATAACCATTCAATGCTGCAGAACCTAGCAAATCAAAACTTCCAACATTCTCCTGCTAATAGTCATGAGATCGTTACCAACCAG ATCAATTCAGGCATTGCAAGTGGACAAAACATGACCAATCAAGGCACAAGTTATTATTCTACTGAAAGCAGTCAAAGCTGGGGTTTTGCACAAGGGATTTCATTGGGAAATGAATATGGAGCTCAATTACAGCAGGGGGGATATTATGCAATGGAGACGGGAAATGAAATAATGGATGCACAGTATTCAGGGTTTCAAGCAACGGGAAATGAAATAACGGATTTACAGTCTTCAGGGTTTCAAGCAATGGGAAATGAAATAACGGATGTACAGTCTTCAGGGTTTCAAGCAATGGGAAATGAAATAATGGATGTTCAGTATTCAGGGGTTCAAGCAATGGGAAATGAAATAATGGATGTACAGTATTCAGGGTTTCAAGCAACGGAAAATGGAATAACGGAGGTGCAGTATTCAGGGTTTCAAGCAACGGGAAATGAAATAACGGATGTGCAGTATTCAGGGTTTCAAGCAACGGAAAATGGAATAACGAATGTACAGTATTCAGGGTATGCACAAGGGATTTCAGTGCCTCAAAGCTTCAACCCAGAAGAGACTCACTTCGATGTAACCAACTGGCAATTTGGAGACGAATCACAAGGAAATATATAG